The Pseudochaenichthys georgianus chromosome 8, fPseGeo1.2, whole genome shotgun sequence genome has a segment encoding these proteins:
- the LOC117451539 gene encoding cysteine protease atg4da-like: protein MNPSTSSQPPEEDEDDWLFLSSESAKPPGPSREPQETEDRGPLRSRFISAWNSVKYGWSLKQKSKFSKRSPVIMFGQSYELKDHGDREGFRRVFSSLLWLTYRRGFSPLPDGALTSDSGWGCVLRTGQMLLARGLLLHLMPPGWTWCVSHHAVKDDLELLRSTGSAESGQEVKEGPNKRSRKLSLGSLLDRPMEATHRRVVSWFTDHPSAPFGIHRLVELGKSSGKKAGDWYGPSIAAHILRKAVAESADLPNLVVYVAQDCTVYLEDVRRLCERPPPQDWRSVIILVPVRLGGQELNRSYVSCVKKLLALQCCIGIIGGKPKHSLFFTGFQDDHLLYLDPHYCQPTVDITKENFPLESFHCKYPRKMSFSRMDPSCTIGFYAKCHRDVESLCTVVNEALSTSASTYPIFIFVEGRSQEEEERSNLPTNNMAYIQRNRGMQSVSNSMDEFVLL, encoded by the exons ATGAACCCCAGCACCTCCTCCCAGCCTCCTGAGGAAGACGAGGACGACtggctcttcctctcctctgaaTCCGCCAAGCCTCCAGGACCCAGCCGGGAACCGCAGGAGACGGAGGACCGAGGACCGCTCAGATCCAGGTTCATCTCAGCCTGGAACAGCGTCAAATATG GTTGGTCCTTGAAGCAGAAATCGAAGTTCAGCAAGAGGTCTCCTGTCATCATGTTCGGACAATCCTACGAGCTCAAGGATCACG GGGACAGGGAGGGTTTCCGCCGCGTCTTCTCCTCCCTGCTGTGGCTGACCTACAGACGGGGTTTCTCTCCGCTGCCCGACGGCGCTCTGACCTCAGACAGCGGCTGGGGGTGTGTGTTACGCACCGGGCAGATGCTGCTGGCCCGAGGCCTGCTGCTGCACCTCATGCCCccag GCTGGACTTGGTGTGTGAGCCACCATGCGGTCAAAGACGACCTGGAGCTGCTCCGCTCCACAGGAAGTGCAGAGAGCGGACAGGAAGTGAAGGAAGGACCCAACAAGAGGAGCAGGAAGCTGAGCCTGGGCTCCCTGCTGGACCGCCCCATGGAGGCCACTCACCGGCGGGTGGTCTCCTGGTTCACAGACCACCCCTCTGCTCCGTTTGGGATTCACCGGCTGGTGGAGCTGGGGAAAAGCTCTGGGAAGAAGGCCGGCGACTGGTACGGTCCGTCCATCGCTGCTCACATCCTCCG GAAAGCAGTGGCAGAATCAGCAGATCTTCCCAATCTAGTCGTGTATGTCGCACAAGATTGTACTG TCTACCTGGAGGATGTGAGGAGGCTGTGTGAGCGCCCCCCCCCTCAGGACTGGAGGTCCGTCATCATCCTGGTTCCCGTTCGCCTTGGAGGACAAGAGCTGAACCGCTCCTACGTCTCATGTGTCAAA AAACTGTTGGCATTACAATGCTGCATTGGGATCATCGGGGGGAAACCAAAGCACTCGTTATTCTTCACTGGATTCCAGG ACGACCACCTGCTGTACCTGGACCCTCACTACTGTCAGCCCACTGTGGACATCACAAAGGAGAACTTCCCCCTGGAG TCGTTTCACTGTAAATATCCGCGGAAGATGTCTTTCTCTCGAATGGACCCCAGCTGCACCATCGGCTTCTACGCTAAATGCCACAGAGACGTTGAGTCACTCTGCACCGTCGTTAATGAG GCTCTCTCCACATCGGCATCGACGTaccccatttttatttttgtagaaGGCAGAAgtcaagaggaggaggagagaagcAACTTgccaacaaacaacatggcgtacATCCAGAGGAACAGAGGCATGCAGAGTGTGAGCAACAGCATGGATGAGTTTGTTCTGTTATGA